The Providencia sp. PROV188 genome includes a region encoding these proteins:
- a CDS encoding type II secretion system F family protein has protein sequence MFVYHYTSLENNSYITDSLVAKNKKQAFLVIIKRGQTPISIKLKSIFILDMENLNYRIHFFHQLHILSSSGISLLKCFQLLKINCHLPFWKNLINQAIDDLEKGIDFIKNLEKHPHIFNSTIISLIVIAEKTGKYDESFLIIKNMLENNQKTSVLIKKALRYPITLVGFSSLLLIIMLVFVIPQFVEIYESFQQELPSITKVVIIISNTLIENIQWILLTLSSTIFLFIKYKSFASKKLSQLMQYFPYINNIIKAKNLNIYFLTLSSTLKSGLPLLECLDCSTKTIVHHKYKKECHEIYHAILRGASLSDAMRNTQFFPKLATQLISLAEESGKLEYFTLYLFKYYSQQYKTITEHRLKNLEPILLLFIAIIICLIMFAMYLPIFKLGSVISGM, from the coding sequence ATGTTTGTATATCATTACACTTCACTTGAAAATAATTCGTATATAACTGATAGCTTAGTAGCAAAAAACAAGAAACAAGCTTTCTTAGTGATAATCAAACGAGGTCAAACACCAATATCAATAAAATTAAAATCTATATTTATATTGGATATGGAAAATTTAAACTACAGAATTCATTTCTTCCATCAGCTACATATACTATCTTCCTCAGGAATTAGTTTATTAAAATGCTTTCAATTACTTAAAATTAATTGTCATTTACCTTTTTGGAAAAACCTCATTAATCAGGCAATCGATGATCTAGAAAAAGGTATTGATTTTATTAAAAACCTAGAAAAACATCCGCATATTTTTAATAGTACAATAATTAGCTTGATTGTAATCGCCGAAAAAACAGGAAAATATGATGAAAGCTTTTTAATTATCAAAAATATGCTTGAAAATAACCAAAAAACATCAGTTTTAATAAAAAAAGCCCTACGTTATCCAATTACCCTCGTAGGGTTTTCAAGCCTATTACTTATCATTATGCTAGTTTTTGTCATCCCTCAGTTCGTTGAAATTTACGAAAGCTTTCAACAGGAATTACCCTCTATAACAAAGGTAGTCATTATAATATCGAATACTTTGATTGAGAATATTCAATGGATACTGTTAACACTGTCCTCAACCATATTTTTATTTATTAAATATAAATCCTTTGCATCCAAAAAACTGAGTCAGTTAATGCAATATTTTCCTTATATCAATAACATCATCAAAGCCAAAAATTTGAACATCTACTTTTTAACATTATCTTCAACATTAAAATCAGGACTGCCTCTCTTGGAATGCCTTGATTGCTCAACTAAAACGATAGTGCATCATAAATACAAGAAAGAATGCCATGAAATATATCACGCTATCCTTAGAGGAGCTTCATTATCTGATGCAATGAGAAATACTCAGTTTTTTCCAAAATTAGCAACTCAGTTAATTTCTTTGGCAGAGGAATCTGGTAAGCTAGAATATTTTACATTATATTTATTTAAGTATTACTCACAGCAATATAAGACTATTACAGAGCATCGCCTTAAGAACCTTGAACCTATATTGCTCTTATTTATAGCTATCATTATCTGCCTAATAATGTTTGCAATGTATTTACCAATATTTAAATTAGGCTCAGTCATCTCTGGAATGTAA
- the coaE gene encoding dephospho-CoA kinase (Dephospho-CoA kinase (CoaE) performs the final step in coenzyme A biosynthesis.) encodes MSYIVALTGGIGSGKTTVANEFAKLGVPLVDADIIARQVVEPNTPALISIQQHFGQNMLNHDGTLNRGFLRSVVFSEPKEKAWLNALLHPLIQQETQKQLQQVNYPYVLWVVPLLIENKISHLADRVLVVDVTREEQIERTIKRDDTNLEHVINILNAQASREERLSYADDIITNHTNNTELPNRVAELHKQYLALAAQKE; translated from the coding sequence ATGTCTTATATAGTTGCCCTCACAGGGGGGATAGGAAGTGGTAAAACAACCGTTGCCAACGAATTTGCTAAACTTGGGGTACCCCTTGTTGATGCTGATATCATCGCACGCCAAGTGGTTGAACCTAATACCCCTGCATTGATCAGCATTCAGCAGCACTTTGGTCAAAACATGTTAAACCATGATGGCACCTTAAATAGAGGTTTTTTACGATCAGTTGTTTTTTCCGAACCAAAAGAAAAAGCGTGGCTAAATGCACTGCTTCATCCTTTGATACAACAAGAAACACAGAAACAACTTCAGCAGGTTAACTATCCTTATGTTTTATGGGTAGTCCCCCTGCTTATTGAAAATAAAATTTCGCATTTAGCAGATCGTGTTCTTGTCGTAGATGTAACAAGAGAAGAGCAAATAGAGAGAACCATCAAACGCGATGATACTAACCTAGAGCATGTTATTAATATATTAAATGCTCAAGCATCTCGAGAAGAAAGGTTGTCGTATGCTGACGACATCATCACTAATCATACAAATAATACTGAGCTGCCAAATAGAGTTGCAGAACTACACAAACAATACCTAGCACTTGCAGCACAAAAAGAATAG
- the zapD gene encoding cell division protein ZapD gives MSEKIETTLVTYEYPMNEKIRSWLRLETLLMQIYEQSHITSYSSGIAFFRSVSELIEILDRGEVRSDLIKELEKQKSRLLSWADAPNVDKTLITSLLNDLTPKISSLMSAPRFGHQLRNDKIISMVRQRLSIPGGCCSFDLPTLQLWLNIPQSDRDNEIKNWLNSLDPLHDALQTVLSLIRQNGSFESAESHNGFFQGNVEGKELLRIRLSPEHLIYPQISGHKTRFALRFLHIDSENGILPDVIRFQLACC, from the coding sequence ATGAGCGAAAAAATCGAAACGACTTTGGTTACTTATGAATATCCAATGAATGAAAAAATTCGTTCTTGGCTACGGCTTGAAACATTATTAATGCAAATCTATGAACAGAGCCATATAACTTCCTACTCTTCTGGAATCGCCTTTTTCCGTTCTGTTTCTGAACTGATTGAAATTTTAGATAGAGGTGAAGTTCGCTCTGATCTTATCAAAGAACTCGAAAAACAAAAAAGTAGGCTACTCAGTTGGGCCGATGCCCCAAATGTTGATAAAACATTAATCACCTCTCTTTTAAATGACCTAACGCCGAAAATAAGCAGTTTAATGTCCGCACCTCGATTTGGTCATCAGCTACGTAACGATAAAATTATTAGTATGGTTCGCCAACGCCTCAGTATTCCCGGTGGATGCTGTAGCTTTGATTTGCCCACCCTTCAACTGTGGCTAAATATTCCCCAATCAGATAGAGATAATGAAATCAAAAACTGGCTAAATAGTTTAGATCCACTGCATGATGCCTTACAAACCGTGTTATCACTAATCCGTCAAAATGGAAGTTTTGAATCTGCCGAATCTCACAATGGTTTCTTTCAAGGTAATGTCGAAGGAAAAGAGCTTTTACGTATTAGGTTATCGCCAGAGCATTTGATATACCCTCAAATTTCAGGACATAAAACGCGCTTTGCCTTACGTTTTCTTCATATCGATAGCGAGAATGGTATACTCCCAGACGTAATTCGTTTTCAGTTAGCCTGTTGTTAG
- the yacG gene encoding DNA gyrase inhibitor YacG: protein MNEIIEVNCPTCQKVVTWNESSPFRPFCSKRCQLIDLGEWAAEEKRIESQGDISDSDNWSETPEH from the coding sequence ATGAATGAAATTATTGAAGTCAATTGTCCGACTTGCCAAAAAGTCGTGACTTGGAATGAATCCAGCCCTTTCCGCCCATTTTGCAGTAAGAGATGTCAACTGATTGATTTAGGCGAGTGGGCCGCAGAAGAAAAACGCATTGAAAGCCAAGGTGATATCTCCGATAGCGATAATTGGAGTGAAACACCTGAGCACTAA
- the mutT gene encoding 8-oxo-dGTP diphosphatase MutT: protein MEKKHLHIAAGIIRNAQKHIFITQRPEGTHMAGFWEFPGGKLEKGEDPKDALIRELEEEVGIAVIDCDLFHQVDHEFDDRFITLYFFMVSGWDNDPYGKEGQKSRWIEQQSLIADEFPPANRVIVDMLTKDA from the coding sequence ATGGAAAAAAAACATCTGCATATTGCCGCTGGGATCATTCGTAATGCTCAGAAACATATTTTTATTACTCAGCGACCTGAAGGCACACACATGGCCGGGTTTTGGGAATTTCCTGGTGGGAAGCTAGAAAAAGGGGAAGACCCCAAGGACGCACTGATCCGAGAATTGGAAGAAGAAGTGGGTATTGCGGTGATTGACTGTGATTTATTCCATCAAGTTGATCATGAATTTGACGATAGATTTATTACGCTCTACTTCTTTATGGTTTCAGGCTGGGATAATGATCCCTATGGAAAAGAAGGGCAAAAATCACGTTGGATTGAGCAGCAAAGCTTAATCGCTGATGAGTTTCCACCAGCTAATCGCGTGATTGTTGATATGCTGACCAAGGATGCATAA
- the secA gene encoding preprotein translocase subunit SecA, whose translation MLTKLLTKVFGSRNDRTLRRLRKEVEKINKLEPEFEKLSDDELKAKTVEFRERLKQGESIENMIPEAFATVREASKRVFGMRHFDVQLIGGMVLNERCIAEMRTGEGKTLTATLPAYINALSGKGVHVVTVNDYLAKRDAENNRPLFEFLGLTVGINLSGMAPPAKRQAYAEDITYGTNNEFGFDYLRDNMAFSPEDRVQRKLHYALVDEVDSILIDEARTPLIISGPAEDSSDLYIKVDKLIPKLVRQEKEDSDTFQGEGHFSVDEKSRQVTITERGLVLVEELLAKAGLMDEGESLYSPSNIMLMHHVMAGLRAHALFTRDVDYIVKDNQVIIVDEHTGRTMEGRRWSDGLHQAVEAKEGVEIHNENQTLASITFQNYFRLYEKLAGMTGTADTEAFEFSSIYKLDTIVIPTNRPMVRKDMPDLVYMTEADKFEAIIEDIRDKTAKGQPVLVGTISIEKSELISHALTKAKIAHNVLNAKFHAMEADIIANAGQKSAVTIATNMAGRGTDIMLGGSWQSEVAALENPTQEQIDEIKANWKIRHDEVLAAGGLHIIGTERHESRRIDNQLRGRAGRQGDAGSSRFYLSMEDALMRIFASDRVTGMMKKLGMKPGEAIEHPWVTKAIANAQRKVESRNFDIRKQLLEYDDVASDQRRAIYTQRNELLDGGDIKETVDSIREDVFTTIIDAYIPPQSLEEMWDIDGLQKRLVNDFDLDLPIQEWLDKEPELHEETLRERIMEKAIEIYQRKEEIVSSEAMRNFEKGVMLQTLDTLWKEHLASMDYLRQGIHLRGYAQKDPKQEYKRESFSMFANMLEALKYEVISTLSKVQVRLPEEVEALEQQRREEAERLAKKQHLSHEAEAESLMTEAEAKIATQGNKIGRNDPCPCGSGKKYKQCHGRLN comes from the coding sequence ATGTTAACTAAATTATTAACCAAAGTATTTGGTAGCCGTAATGACCGTACTCTGCGCCGTCTGCGTAAAGAAGTGGAAAAAATTAACAAGCTAGAGCCTGAGTTTGAGAAATTATCGGATGACGAGCTGAAAGCCAAAACCGTAGAATTTCGTGAGCGTTTAAAACAAGGCGAAAGTATTGAAAATATGATCCCTGAAGCGTTTGCGACAGTGCGTGAAGCAAGTAAACGTGTCTTTGGTATGCGTCACTTCGACGTTCAGTTAATCGGTGGTATGGTACTGAACGAGCGCTGCATCGCAGAAATGCGTACAGGTGAAGGTAAAACACTAACTGCAACGCTACCAGCATACATTAACGCATTATCAGGCAAAGGGGTTCACGTTGTTACGGTGAACGACTACCTAGCAAAACGAGATGCGGAAAATAACCGTCCATTATTCGAGTTTTTAGGCTTAACCGTTGGTATTAACTTATCGGGTATGGCTCCACCTGCTAAGCGCCAAGCTTATGCGGAAGATATTACTTACGGTACCAACAATGAGTTTGGTTTCGACTATCTACGTGACAACATGGCATTTAGCCCTGAAGATCGCGTTCAACGTAAATTGCATTACGCATTAGTGGATGAGGTGGACTCCATTCTTATCGATGAAGCGCGTACGCCACTGATCATTTCTGGTCCTGCGGAAGATAGCTCAGACCTGTATATTAAAGTGGATAAACTGATCCCGAAATTAGTTCGCCAAGAAAAAGAAGACTCGGACACTTTCCAAGGCGAAGGTCACTTCTCGGTTGATGAAAAATCTCGTCAGGTAACAATCACAGAGCGCGGTCTAGTTCTCGTTGAAGAATTACTAGCAAAAGCAGGTTTAATGGATGAAGGCGAATCGCTTTATTCACCATCAAACATCATGCTGATGCACCACGTCATGGCCGGTTTACGTGCCCACGCGCTGTTTACTCGTGATGTTGATTATATTGTTAAAGATAACCAAGTTATCATTGTCGACGAGCATACTGGCCGTACAATGGAAGGGCGTCGTTGGTCTGATGGTCTGCACCAAGCTGTTGAAGCAAAAGAAGGTGTTGAGATCCATAATGAAAACCAAACATTAGCATCGATTACTTTCCAGAACTATTTCCGCCTATACGAAAAACTAGCGGGTATGACCGGTACTGCGGATACCGAAGCATTCGAATTTAGCTCAATCTATAAGCTGGATACGATTGTTATCCCAACTAACCGTCCAATGGTTCGTAAAGACATGCCTGACTTAGTCTATATGACTGAAGCAGACAAATTTGAAGCAATTATTGAAGATATCCGTGATAAAACCGCCAAAGGTCAGCCAGTTCTGGTTGGTACTATTTCGATTGAAAAATCTGAATTAATTTCTCATGCGCTGACTAAAGCAAAAATTGCTCATAACGTATTGAATGCGAAATTCCACGCAATGGAAGCTGACATTATTGCTAACGCGGGGCAAAAAAGCGCTGTAACCATCGCAACTAACATGGCGGGTCGTGGTACCGATATCATGTTAGGGGGAAGCTGGCAGTCAGAAGTGGCTGCGTTAGAGAACCCAACGCAAGAACAAATTGATGAAATCAAAGCGAACTGGAAAATTCGTCACGATGAAGTGTTAGCAGCTGGTGGTTTACATATCATCGGCACAGAACGCCATGAATCTCGCCGTATCGATAACCAGTTACGTGGTCGTGCGGGACGTCAAGGTGATGCTGGTTCATCACGTTTCTATCTGTCAATGGAAGATGCTTTAATGCGTATCTTCGCATCAGACCGTGTAACGGGGATGATGAAAAAACTGGGTATGAAACCGGGCGAAGCTATCGAACACCCTTGGGTCACAAAAGCAATTGCTAACGCCCAGCGTAAAGTTGAAAGCCGTAACTTTGATATTCGTAAACAATTACTTGAGTATGATGATGTGGCAAGTGACCAACGTCGCGCTATCTATACTCAGCGTAATGAATTGCTGGATGGCGGCGATATTAAAGAAACCGTAGACAGTATTCGTGAGGATGTCTTTACCACTATTATTGATGCGTATATTCCGCCTCAATCACTGGAAGAAATGTGGGACATTGATGGTCTGCAAAAACGTTTAGTGAACGATTTTGACCTCGACTTACCAATTCAAGAGTGGTTAGACAAAGAGCCTGAACTTCACGAAGAAACTTTGCGCGAACGTATCATGGAAAAAGCGATTGAAATTTACCAGCGTAAAGAAGAGATCGTTAGCTCTGAAGCAATGCGTAATTTTGAAAAAGGCGTTATGTTGCAAACGCTGGATACATTATGGAAAGAGCATTTGGCTTCCATGGACTATTTACGTCAAGGTATCCATTTACGTGGCTATGCACAAAAAGATCCAAAACAAGAATACAAACGTGAATCCTTCAGTATGTTTGCCAATATGTTGGAAGCATTGAAATATGAAGTGATCAGTACCTTGTCAAAAGTACAAGTACGTTTACCGGAAGAAGTTGAAGCGTTAGAGCAACAACGTCGTGAAGAAGCTGAACGTCTGGCGAAGAAACAGCATTTAAGCCATGAAGCTGAAGCTGAATCTTTAATGACAGAAGCAGAAGCGAAGATTGCAACCCAAGGTAATAAAATTGGTCGTAATGATCCATGCCCTTGTGGTTCCGGTAAAAAATACAAGCAGTGCCACGGCCGCTTAAACTAA
- the secM gene encoding secA translation cis-regulator SecM, giving the protein MGILNFWRHLGRRYFWSHLLLGVVATGVGLPTILNALSESQQAQVNSAPANRQSQAVNAFDNLFAQQNSQRSSSSSSYSVNYWQQHAVRNVIRQLTFAFSATEDEDTDKSKLQKETLFAPQLMLDTLYAMLAQRSLQWDVATTQASEHIYPLFTVYQPAIWVAQVHGIRAGPFFA; this is encoded by the coding sequence ATGGGCATTTTAAATTTTTGGCGACATTTAGGTAGACGATACTTTTGGTCCCACCTGTTATTAGGTGTTGTGGCTACGGGTGTTGGCTTGCCTACAATTTTAAATGCCTTATCAGAATCTCAGCAGGCTCAAGTTAATTCTGCGCCAGCCAATCGACAAAGCCAAGCTGTAAATGCTTTCGATAACTTATTTGCTCAGCAGAATTCTCAACGCTCTTCATCCTCATCTTCTTACTCCGTCAATTACTGGCAGCAGCATGCGGTACGTAATGTTATCCGCCAACTGACTTTTGCCTTTTCAGCGACAGAAGATGAAGATACCGATAAAAGTAAGCTACAAAAAGAGACGCTATTTGCCCCTCAATTAATGTTAGATACGCTGTACGCAATGTTAGCGCAGCGATCTTTACAATGGGATGTGGCAACGACTCAAGCTAGCGAACATATCTACCCTCTCTTTACTGTTTATCAGCCCGCGATTTGGGTTGCTCAGGTACACGGCATTCGGGCTGGACCCTTTTTTGCTTAA
- a CDS encoding DUF721 domain-containing protein → MRDSHPQALFDVLEESLAKTSNTLQTIQRNAKAILKLNRVVKSLLPAEIKPMCRVANYRNNIMVIEVANASWMTRLNYEKINLLSALRSSILPSLSSIDIRINPDLIRKSKQNSSLNKQSVNHKENRNQRKISTQTAEQLLRLAKKSPKGLKEKFERLAALAGESTNATNRKD, encoded by the coding sequence ATGAGAGATAGTCATCCACAAGCACTTTTCGATGTTCTCGAAGAGTCTCTGGCAAAAACATCAAACACTTTACAAACTATTCAGCGAAATGCAAAAGCTATTCTAAAATTGAATCGTGTTGTAAAAAGTTTGCTGCCAGCGGAAATTAAACCCATGTGTCGGGTGGCAAACTACCGTAATAACATTATGGTTATCGAAGTGGCTAATGCCAGTTGGATGACCCGCCTTAACTATGAAAAAATAAACCTTCTTTCTGCATTAAGGTCGTCTATTCTACCATCTTTATCTTCCATCGACATCAGAATCAACCCCGATCTTATACGAAAATCTAAGCAAAATAGCTCATTGAATAAGCAATCAGTGAATCATAAAGAAAATCGTAATCAAAGAAAGATTAGTACGCAAACCGCTGAGCAGTTATTAAGATTAGCGAAAAAGAGTCCGAAGGGATTAAAAGAGAAGTTTGAGCGGCTGGCTGCATTAGCCGGAGAGAGTACTAATGCAACCAACAGAAAAGACTAA
- the lpxC gene encoding UDP-3-O-acyl-N-acetylglucosamine deacetylase translates to MIKQRTLKRIIKATGVGLHTGKKVTLTLRPAPANTGVIYRRTDLNPPVDFPADAKSVRDTMLCTCLVNEDNVRISTVEHLNAALAGLGIDNIVIEVNAPEIPIMDGSAAPFVFLLLDGGIEELNCAKKFLRIKETVRVEDGDKWAEMSPYNGFSLDFTIDFQHPAIDSSTQRYAMDFSAESFVNQISRARTFGFMRDIEYLQSKGLCLGGSFDCAIVVDDYKVLNEDGLRFEDEFVRHKMLDAIGDLFMCGHNIIGAFTAFKSGHALNNKLLQAVLAKESAWDLVTFEDEAELPLAFKAPSTVFA, encoded by the coding sequence ATGATCAAACAACGGACACTTAAACGTATTATTAAAGCGACTGGTGTTGGTTTACATACCGGCAAGAAAGTTACGCTTACTTTACGTCCGGCACCGGCCAATACCGGGGTCATCTACCGTCGTACTGACCTTAATCCACCGGTAGATTTTCCGGCAGATGCGAAATCAGTTCGCGATACGATGTTATGTACTTGCTTAGTCAACGAAGATAACGTACGTATTTCGACGGTTGAACATTTGAATGCTGCTTTAGCAGGATTAGGCATCGATAACATTGTTATTGAAGTCAATGCGCCTGAAATCCCGATTATGGATGGCAGTGCTGCACCGTTTGTTTTCTTACTGCTAGATGGCGGTATTGAAGAATTAAATTGTGCGAAGAAATTCTTACGCATTAAAGAAACTGTACGTGTTGAAGATGGTGATAAGTGGGCAGAAATGTCTCCATACAATGGCTTTAGCCTTGATTTCACTATTGATTTTCAACACCCTGCAATTGATAGCAGCACGCAACGCTATGCAATGGATTTCTCTGCGGAATCTTTTGTAAACCAAATTAGCCGCGCGCGCACTTTCGGTTTCATGCGTGACATTGAATATCTGCAATCGAAAGGCCTATGCTTAGGCGGTAGTTTTGACTGTGCTATCGTCGTTGATGACTATAAAGTACTCAACGAAGATGGTTTACGCTTTGAAGATGAATTCGTTCGTCACAAAATGCTCGATGCAATTGGTGACTTATTCATGTGTGGACATAATATTATTGGTGCATTCACTGCATTCAAATCGGGCCACGCACTGAATAACAAATTGCTGCAAGCGGTTCTGGCTAAAGAATCTGCTTGGGATCTGGTCACCTTTGAAGATGAAGCTGAATTACCTCTGGCATTCAAAGCGCCTTCGACTGTATTCGCATAA
- the ftsZ gene encoding cell division protein FtsZ, which produces MFEPMELTNDAVIKVIGVGGGGGNAVEHMVRERIEGVEFFAVNTDAQALRKTAVGQTIQIGTGITKGLGAGANPEVGRNAAEEDREALRNALDGADMVFIAAGMGGGTGTGAAPVVAEVAKELGILTVAVVTKPFNFEGKKRMAFAEAGITELSKHVDSLITIPNDKLLKVLGRGISLLDAFGAANDVLKGAVQGIAELITRPGLMNVDFADVRTVMSEMGYAMMGSGVARGEDRAEEAAEMAISSPLLEDIDLSGARGVLVNITAGFDLRLDEFETVGNTIRAFASDNATVVIGTSLDPEMHEELRVTVVATGIGMDKRPEITLVSNKMSQQASMEQRYQQMQNSMSSLNDEKPAAKAVNDQNTQVNKEPDYLDIPAFLRKQAD; this is translated from the coding sequence ATGTTTGAACCAATGGAGCTAACCAACGATGCGGTGATTAAAGTCATCGGCGTTGGCGGCGGCGGCGGAAATGCCGTTGAACACATGGTACGCGAGCGCATCGAGGGTGTTGAATTCTTCGCAGTCAACACCGACGCACAAGCCCTGCGTAAAACCGCAGTCGGACAAACCATTCAGATCGGTACCGGTATTACTAAAGGTCTGGGTGCGGGTGCAAACCCAGAAGTCGGCCGTAATGCGGCAGAAGAAGACCGTGAAGCACTGCGCAATGCTCTTGATGGCGCAGATATGGTGTTCATCGCTGCAGGCATGGGCGGTGGTACTGGTACAGGTGCAGCGCCAGTCGTTGCTGAAGTGGCTAAAGAATTAGGTATCCTAACCGTTGCTGTCGTGACTAAGCCATTCAATTTCGAAGGCAAAAAGCGTATGGCATTCGCGGAAGCGGGTATCACTGAGCTGTCTAAGCACGTTGACTCGCTGATCACTATCCCTAACGACAAGTTACTGAAAGTACTTGGTCGTGGTATCTCTTTACTGGATGCTTTTGGTGCGGCTAACGACGTATTAAAAGGTGCAGTTCAAGGTATCGCTGAGCTGATCACTCGCCCAGGCTTAATGAACGTGGACTTTGCTGACGTACGTACTGTGATGTCAGAAATGGGCTACGCGATGATGGGTTCAGGTGTCGCTCGTGGCGAAGATAGAGCGGAAGAAGCTGCTGAAATGGCAATTTCTAGCCCACTTCTGGAAGATATCGACCTGTCTGGTGCGCGCGGTGTTCTGGTCAACATCACTGCTGGTTTTGACCTGCGCTTGGATGAGTTTGAAACAGTGGGTAATACCATTCGTGCATTCGCATCAGATAATGCGACTGTCGTAATCGGTACCTCTTTAGACCCAGAAATGCATGAAGAATTGCGCGTGACTGTTGTTGCTACTGGTATTGGTATGGACAAACGTCCAGAAATTACTTTAGTGAGCAATAAAATGTCTCAACAAGCTTCTATGGAGCAACGCTATCAGCAAATGCAAAATAGCATGTCTTCATTAAATGATGAAAAACCAGCTGCAAAAGCCGTTAACGACCAAAATACACAAGTAAATAAAGAGCCGGATTACTTAGATATCCCAGCTTTCTTGCGTAAACAGGCCGATTAA
- the ftsA gene encoding cell division protein FtsA — MIKATDRKLVVGLEIGTSKVSALVGEILPDGMVNIIGVGSCPSRGMDKGGVNDLESVVKCVQRAIDQAELMADCQISSVYLALSGKHVSCQNEIGMVPISEEEVTQEDVDSVVHTAKSVRVKDEHRILHVIPQEFAIDYQEGIKNPVGLSGVRMQAKVHLITCHNDMAKNIVKAVERCGLKVDQLIFAGLAASYSVLTEDERELGVCVVDVGGGTMDMAVYTGGALRHTKVIPYAGNVVTSDIAYAFGTPPTDAEAIKVRHGCAVGSIVSKDETVEVPSVGGRPPRSLQRQTLAEVIEPRYTELLNLVNEEILNLQEQLRQQGVKHHLAAGIVLTGGAAQIDGLVECAQKVFHTQVRIGTPLNITGLTDYAQEPYYSTAVGLLHYGKESHLGDDTETEKRASVSGWFSKLTSWLRKEF; from the coding sequence ATGATTAAAGCAACGGACAGAAAATTAGTGGTAGGCCTTGAAATTGGAACTTCCAAGGTGTCAGCCCTTGTAGGAGAAATTCTGCCCGATGGTATGGTTAATATTATTGGGGTGGGAAGCTGTCCATCTCGCGGAATGGACAAAGGTGGCGTTAACGATCTTGAGTCGGTTGTTAAATGCGTCCAAAGAGCGATTGACCAAGCTGAATTAATGGCAGATTGCCAAATTTCTTCTGTTTACCTTGCATTATCAGGTAAACATGTGAGCTGCCAAAATGAAATTGGTATGGTGCCAATTTCAGAAGAAGAAGTGACACAAGAAGACGTAGACAGCGTCGTTCATACGGCGAAATCTGTCCGAGTTAAAGACGAACACCGAATTTTGCATGTTATCCCGCAAGAATTCGCGATTGACTACCAAGAAGGCATTAAAAATCCAGTCGGTCTTTCTGGTGTTCGTATGCAAGCTAAAGTTCATCTGATCACTTGCCATAACGATATGGCAAAGAACATTGTGAAAGCTGTTGAGCGTTGCGGGTTAAAAGTTGATCAGCTTATTTTTGCCGGTCTTGCTGCAAGCTACAGTGTGTTGACTGAAGATGAGCGCGAATTAGGTGTCTGTGTTGTTGATGTCGGTGGCGGCACAATGGACATGGCAGTATATACGGGTGGTGCTTTGCGTCATACCAAAGTGATCCCATATGCAGGTAATGTGGTGACAAGTGATATCGCTTACGCATTTGGTACGCCGCCAACAGATGCCGAAGCGATTAAAGTGCGTCACGGTTGTGCAGTCGGTTCGATTGTGAGTAAAGATGAAACGGTGGAAGTACCGAGTGTTGGCGGTCGTCCACCGAGAAGTTTACAGCGTCAAACCTTAGCGGAAGTGATTGAGCCACGGTATACTGAGCTGTTAAATTTAGTGAATGAAGAAATTTTAAATTTACAGGAACAGTTACGCCAGCAAGGTGTCAAACACCACTTAGCGGCAGGGATAGTTTTGACGGGTGGGGCAGCACAGATTGACGGGCTAGTTGAATGCGCTCAAAAAGTGTTCCATACACAGGTCAGAATCGGTACCCCACTTAATATAACAGGATTAACGGATTATGCTCAGGAGCCGTACTACTCCACAGCGGTAGGGCTTCTGCATTACGGTAAAGAAAGCCACCTTGGCGATGATACCGAGACGGAAAAACGTGCTTCAGTTAGCGGGTGGTTTAGTAAGCTCACCAGCTGGCTGAGAAAAGAATTTTAA